Proteins from a single region of Sporichthyaceae bacterium:
- a CDS encoding dynamin family protein: MSRPSMRDQVAALLRRAMSVYSEQPEARAEVLRCLERLDGPIRVAIAGKVKAGKSTLLNALVGEIIAPTDAGECTRIVTWYRDAEAPRILLFPSAGPARDLPIVRQDGKLEIDLQGASPAEVDRLVIDWPNSSLTAMTLIDTPGIASVAVDTSARTEAFLTPGTGAEPGGADAVVYLMRHVHADDVGFLQAFHANAGVGSSPVNTVAVLSRADEIGAGRVDALVSSGQIAHRMRGDETIRALCQTVLPVAGLLAETGRTLRQAEFNALAQLAAVDRDLADAMLLSADRFVIEAGEAAADVPSVAVRRELLARLGMFGVRIALPLIRQGCNNASALAEELVRRSGLAELTDCLDALFAERADLLKARSGLLGLDLVVRAYPNDSSEALLGEIERITAGAHEFVELSLLASLRAGTVPLDPGEIVEAERMLGGSGQKLHVRLGLEEDAGAAALRAAATDALTRWRRRAENPVSVRAVADAARVIVRTCEGIIAGLHAD, encoded by the coding sequence GTGAGCAGACCGAGCATGCGCGACCAGGTCGCGGCGCTGCTGCGCCGGGCCATGAGCGTGTACTCCGAGCAGCCCGAGGCGCGCGCCGAGGTGTTGCGCTGCCTGGAACGGTTGGACGGCCCGATTCGGGTGGCCATCGCGGGCAAGGTGAAGGCGGGCAAGTCCACGCTGCTCAATGCGCTGGTGGGGGAGATCATCGCGCCCACCGACGCAGGGGAGTGCACGCGCATCGTCACCTGGTACCGCGATGCCGAGGCCCCGCGCATCCTGCTGTTCCCGTCGGCCGGGCCGGCCCGCGACCTGCCGATCGTGCGCCAGGACGGCAAGCTGGAGATCGACCTGCAGGGCGCGTCTCCCGCCGAGGTGGACCGGTTGGTCATCGACTGGCCTAATTCCAGCTTGACCGCGATGACCCTGATCGACACCCCGGGCATCGCCTCCGTGGCGGTGGACACCTCGGCGCGCACCGAGGCATTCCTCACCCCGGGCACCGGTGCCGAGCCCGGTGGGGCAGACGCGGTGGTCTACCTGATGCGCCACGTGCATGCCGACGACGTCGGGTTTTTGCAGGCCTTCCACGCCAACGCCGGCGTGGGTTCCTCGCCGGTGAATACGGTCGCGGTGCTCTCCCGGGCCGACGAGATCGGCGCGGGCCGGGTGGACGCGTTGGTCTCGTCCGGGCAGATCGCGCACCGCATGCGCGGCGATGAGACCATCCGGGCGCTGTGCCAGACCGTACTGCCGGTGGCCGGGCTGCTCGCGGAGACCGGGCGCACCCTGCGGCAGGCCGAGTTCAACGCCCTGGCCCAGTTGGCCGCCGTGGACCGGGACCTCGCCGACGCGATGCTGCTGTCCGCTGATCGGTTCGTGATCGAGGCCGGCGAGGCCGCCGCAGACGTGCCCTCGGTCGCGGTGCGCCGCGAGTTGTTGGCGCGGCTGGGCATGTTCGGCGTGCGCATCGCGCTGCCGCTGATCCGGCAGGGCTGCAACAACGCTTCCGCGCTGGCCGAGGAGCTGGTGCGGCGCAGCGGCCTGGCCGAGCTGACCGACTGCCTGGATGCCCTGTTCGCCGAGCGGGCCGACCTGCTCAAGGCGCGCTCCGGGCTACTCGGGTTGGACCTGGTGGTCCGCGCCTACCCCAATGACTCCTCGGAGGCCTTGCTCGGTGAGATCGAGCGGATCACCGCCGGGGCGCACGAGTTCGTGGAGTTGAGCCTGCTCGCCTCGTTGCGTGCGGGCACCGTGCCGTTGGATCCCGGGGAGATCGTCGAGGCGGAGCGGATGCTCGGCGGCTCCGGGCAGAAGCTGCACGTGCGACTGGGCCTGGAGGAGGACGCGGGCGCGGCGGCGTTGCGCGCCGCGGCCACGGATGCGTTGACCCGGTGGCGGCGGCGGGCGGAGAACCCGGTGTCGGTGCGCGCCGTGGCGGACGCGGCGCGGGTGATCGTGCGGACGTGTGAGGGCATCATCGCGGGGCTGCACGCGGACTGA
- a CDS encoding LuxR C-terminal-related transcriptional regulator → MAPAPALIVPRTRAAVAEETAPLDTDALLGGADATPSVEDGLIAETLQVDPARLAAMLADAVRSGTPLNRVAARLARAVALTGDRDGALRLADVAVGDPNAADRDLAVAVAAAVLSGRGMLSRAADLHRWFAATSGQQCPAAVPALLGTGDLAGARAAAAPVTSRIPTLGDGVESLVAAGLLDSITGPPTAALSKLTRAAGLLEPAARNTLLPDTPAALAAVVALNVGEFGVAESVLTRAVEVDLGGVFARTRHRVLQAWTAMQRGDLDRARGLLLTDRQFEPREELTAAAIEVGIARREGDLGLLQQAWQRARQAIVRHPVDLYALHAVGELWVGAVRLSEEDWVAPHVAEMWALLDRLGSPPLWAAPMHWYGVQAAGLADRTEAAAPHVAALESAAERYPHAAVLAAAGRCWLAVLAGQIDAAEVDSAARRLHRIGHAWDASRLAGQAAVRAEDRTVMAALLSCARSLRPAPVTDETDELSPVADGLELSDREREVAALLLDGLTYKDIGERLFISAKTVEHHVARIRQRCAAGSRAELFSLLRANLS, encoded by the coding sequence GTGGCACCGGCACCGGCGTTGATCGTGCCCCGCACCAGGGCGGCGGTTGCGGAGGAAACCGCACCGCTGGACACCGATGCGCTGCTGGGCGGCGCGGACGCCACGCCGAGCGTCGAAGACGGGCTGATCGCGGAAACTCTGCAGGTCGACCCGGCCCGGTTGGCCGCGATGCTGGCCGACGCGGTGCGCTCGGGTACTCCGCTGAATCGGGTGGCCGCTCGACTGGCCCGCGCGGTCGCGCTGACCGGGGACCGCGACGGCGCACTGCGGCTGGCCGACGTTGCCGTCGGCGATCCGAACGCGGCCGACCGGGACCTCGCGGTGGCGGTGGCCGCCGCGGTGCTGTCCGGGCGCGGCATGTTGAGCCGGGCGGCCGACCTGCACCGTTGGTTCGCCGCGACGTCGGGGCAGCAGTGCCCGGCCGCGGTGCCCGCCCTGCTCGGCACCGGCGACCTGGCCGGCGCACGGGCCGCGGCGGCACCGGTGACCTCCCGCATCCCGACTCTCGGGGACGGCGTGGAGTCGCTGGTGGCGGCGGGACTGTTGGACAGCATCACCGGACCGCCCACCGCGGCGTTGTCCAAGCTCACCCGGGCGGCCGGGCTGTTGGAGCCGGCCGCGCGGAACACGTTGTTGCCCGACACCCCGGCCGCGTTGGCCGCCGTGGTGGCACTGAACGTCGGCGAGTTCGGGGTTGCCGAATCGGTGCTCACCCGCGCGGTCGAGGTGGATCTGGGTGGGGTGTTCGCCCGGACCCGGCACCGCGTGCTGCAGGCCTGGACGGCCATGCAGCGCGGGGATCTGGACCGGGCCCGCGGCTTGTTGCTGACTGATCGTCAGTTCGAGCCGCGGGAGGAGCTGACCGCCGCCGCGATCGAGGTGGGCATCGCCCGCCGGGAGGGTGATCTGGGTCTGCTGCAGCAGGCCTGGCAACGCGCTCGGCAGGCGATCGTGCGCCACCCGGTCGACCTCTACGCCCTGCATGCGGTCGGCGAACTATGGGTGGGCGCGGTGCGACTGAGTGAAGAGGACTGGGTCGCCCCACACGTGGCCGAGATGTGGGCGCTGCTGGACCGGCTGGGGTCCCCGCCACTCTGGGCGGCGCCGATGCACTGGTACGGCGTGCAGGCCGCCGGCCTGGCCGACCGCACGGAGGCCGCGGCCCCCCATGTGGCCGCACTGGAGAGCGCCGCGGAACGCTACCCGCACGCAGCGGTACTGGCCGCGGCCGGGCGCTGCTGGTTGGCGGTACTGGCCGGGCAGATCGACGCCGCCGAGGTGGACAGCGCCGCGCGGCGCCTGCACCGCATCGGCCACGCCTGGGACGCCTCCCGGCTGGCCGGCCAGGCCGCGGTGCGCGCCGAGGACCGCACCGTGATGGCCGCCCTGCTCAGCTGCGCCCGCAGCCTGCGCCCGGCGCCGGTCACCGACGAAACTGACGAGCTGTCACCCGTGGCAGACGGCCTCGAACTCTCCGACCGCGAACGCGAGGTCGCCGCCCTGCTGCTGGACGGCCTGACGTATAAGGACATCGGCGAGCGGCTGTTCATTTCCGCGAAAACCGTCGAGCACCACGTGGCGCGTATCCGGCAACGCTGCGCCGCCGGCTCCCGCGCCGAGCTCTTCTCCTTACTGCGGGCGAACCTGTCGTAG